ACATTTATATTCAGCACATTTGTCTGCATCGACTTTTGCTACATAATACATTTTAACTCCTTTACTCCATGATGTTTAAACATATATCTATTAATTTAGAAGATCTATTCAATCATCATAACCAATAGACTGCAAATGGAACTTCAAATAAACTTTACACAAAAAAACCTTAATATTACATATTAGTAATATACATATATAGGTAATAATTATGATAAATTTTTTATCAACTTCATTCATATGTTTTCAAATGGGAGTTTACTGTAAAAACCTTTGACTTATCTTATAATTTATAGAAAATATGAGTAATATAATATTCATTTATTTATAGTTATAACTACAATAATCCTGATATTTTTTCATATCACTGCATTAAGCGATTTTTCTCTATTACATTATATAGGGTTAAAATATACTGCATCTTATCTATACACTCCTCTATATTATTCTTGTATCTCTAGTGTTAAAACATTGATCAATGATAAAGATTATACAATTAGTTCATAAGTCATATCAATGTCAAATTGTGAAATAGTAACAATAGACTGTTAAATTTACTTTTTAGTACAACTTTATTTTTAATAAAGAGTATATTTTAAAAAATTCATCTATAATGGCTAAGGTTTTAAAGGGTGGTTTTGTCAACCTTTTTTGTTCAGATTTATTTTGATTTAGTCTTCTAACCATGTAAAATGGCGAATTCTAGACCAGCCAATAAAATTTTTTACGAACTAGTTTCGTAAATTACAGGAGTTTTTAGTGGAAAAGATTATATTGCTCATTCCAGCTATACCAATTGTTATAGCATTTATACTAATTTTTGTTAGTAAAAAGGAACATATCCCAAAAGTGAGTATCATGTTGTCAAGTATGATCGCATTGTTAGGACTCTATGGAACCTATCATGTGATCACTACCGATGAACCTATACATGGACTTGGCGGTCTGTTTGTTTTTAATGAGCTTTCTGCAATACTTGTACCTTATGTGGCTATTTTAGGTCTTGTGATACGTAAATATGCTACAAAATATATGTGGGATGAACCAGGATATAAAAGATTTTTTATCCTTTTAAATTTTATTTTCTCTGCTATCTACATGCTGGTAATGAGTAATAACCTTGTGATTCTTGCTATTGCTTGGCAGTTAATGAGTATCAGTCTGTACTTATTGGTATCATTTAATGTCGCATCAAAAAGCGCGGTAAAAAATGGTAGTTGGACCATGCTTATACATAAAGGGGCCGATTTACTCTTTATACTTGCAGTGATATTGACCTATCAGACGTTTGGCAGTGTTGACCTGGGACAACTGAGTCAAACATGGCTGGAGATGTCTAAAAACCCTATTGACAATCCTACTATTTTTGTGATCGGGTTGCTTTTCTTAGTGGCTGCCATGATGAAATCTGCGATCGTACCATTTCATATCTGGCTGCCTTATACATCGGAAGCTCCTACGCCTGTATCGGCTTTAATGCATGCAGGGGTAGTCAATGTAGGTGGTATCTTGCTCAATAAATTGGCTTTCTTGCTTCTACTGACACCGGCCGTACTTAATATTGCATTTGTCATAGGACTCTTTACTGCCATTTTTGCATCGGTTCTGATGTTGGTCGTACCTGACATCAAACGTTCACTTGGGTACTCGACAGCGGGTCAAATGGGATATATGATCATGGAAGTCGGGCTTGGTGCATTCAGTCTTGCGATCTATCACCTTATGGTACACGGTATCTTTAAAGCAACACTCTTCTTGGAATCAGGTGGACTGATACGCTATGCGAGACATGACCCTAATATTCCACAACGTCTCTCTTACAAGTTGTTCTGGGAAGAAAAAACAGAGCATAAAAGTAACAAGACGTTTAATCTTATTGCACTCTTTACCATCCTGCCGCTTCTTATATTCATCGGCGTGAAAATGGTGCTTAGCGAAGAGTTCTTTGAATTTAACGCAGCGATCGTGATCTTGGCATTTGGTTGGCTCACCGGTACCCAGCTCTTCTTGTCCTTCTTTAAGGTTTCAAGGTCTGACTCGATCAAAGTGATCTTAGCGCTTGTGA
This portion of the Sulfurovum xiamenensis genome encodes:
- a CDS encoding proton-conducting transporter transmembrane domain-containing protein, producing the protein MLSSMIALLGLYGTYHVITTDEPIHGLGGLFVFNELSAILVPYVAILGLVIRKYATKYMWDEPGYKRFFILLNFIFSAIYMLVMSNNLVILAIAWQLMSISLYLLVSFNVASKSAVKNGSWTMLIHKGADLLFILAVILTYQTFGSVDLGQLSQTWLEMSKNPIDNPTIFVIGLLFLVAAMMKSAIVPFHIWLPYTSEAPTPVSALMHAGVVNVGGILLNKLAFLLLLTPAVLNIAFVIGLFTAIFASVLMLVVPDIKRSLGYSTAGQMGYMIMEVGLGAFSLAIYHLMVHGIFKATLFLESGGLIRYARHDPNIPQRLSYKLFWEEKTEHKSNKTFNLIALFTILPLLIFIGVKMVLSEEFFEFNAAIVILAFGWLTGTQLFLSFFKVSRSDSIKVILALVSSFIIILFTYEFVGLALEHFIYGEHALLFYGAATLNVTIIMSMVALAAIMIIGWLFMYKQHFVDIQKSKMPKRTQWLFYKLLAKEAYVPDFFIKYIKIFKKG